Proteins encoded in a region of the Chryseobacterium piperi genome:
- the thrA gene encoding bifunctional aspartate kinase/homoserine dehydrogenase I, with the protein MKVLKFGGTSVANAQSILQVENIIKKQSSDHQIIVVVSAFHSVTDTLIKAAELAANNDEHYLNLIKNLEEKHLEAVKELIPISGQSAWLSFVKKHFNDIEDICNGIFILGEFTPRIKDKITSYGEFLSSNIIAARLESKNLDAIWMDSCSHIRTDSHYTYAKVDFEITEKNIKHYIDKNKSQIIIAPGFIASDKNGNTTTLGRGGSDYTASIIASAVDAEEIQIWTDVSGMMTADPRLVSHAKAIPEISYQEAMELSHFGAKVLYPPTIQPVMIKNIDLWIKNTFEDEAPGTLVTQNLKSSDQEQVAVGISNMSHIALLTLEGSGMVGVPGISAKLFQCLSHEKINVILITQSSSEHSITIAINEKELYHAENAINQAFEDDLKLKRIEPVKVENGLSIVAIVGENMKSRSGVSAKMFGCLGNNGINIRAIAQGSSEKNISIVISEKDTKKAVNILHEEFFESEVKQVHLFICGTGNVGKKLIQQIYAQNEYLRENLSINLRIAGLSNSRKMVFSDKGISEKDYTHLLENGEEASPEQLGKEITARNLRNSVFIDLTASAEIPLIYEDLLKKSINIVACNKIAAASDFESYKKLKQLAKNHNCKFFFETNVGAGLPIIGTINDLIRSGDTITSIQAVLSGTLNFVFNHYDGNQLFSEVVAQAQKEGYTEPDPRLDLAGTDVARKILILARESGYPLQFEQIENISFLPEECMQGDVDNFYKMLTKYEDHFKDLLNEAQKEGKILKYVAEFENGKAKVGLQHIAPDEDLYHLYGKDNIVIFKTLRYSEQPLVVKGAGAGAEVTASGVFADIVRSV; encoded by the coding sequence ATGAAAGTCTTAAAATTCGGAGGAACTTCTGTAGCAAATGCTCAAAGTATCCTGCAAGTAGAAAATATCATAAAAAAACAATCTTCAGATCATCAAATTATCGTCGTAGTCTCTGCATTTCATAGCGTTACAGATACTTTAATTAAAGCAGCAGAATTAGCGGCCAATAATGATGAGCATTATCTAAACCTGATTAAAAACCTGGAAGAAAAACATCTGGAAGCAGTAAAAGAATTGATCCCTATTTCAGGACAGAGCGCCTGGCTCAGCTTCGTGAAAAAGCACTTCAATGACATTGAAGATATTTGTAATGGTATTTTTATTTTGGGTGAATTCACGCCAAGAATTAAAGATAAAATTACTTCTTACGGAGAGTTTTTATCCTCAAACATTATTGCTGCCCGACTGGAATCCAAAAACCTGGATGCTATCTGGATGGACTCTTGTAGTCACATCAGAACAGACAGCCACTATACCTATGCTAAAGTAGATTTTGAAATTACAGAAAAAAATATCAAACATTATATTGACAAAAACAAAAGTCAGATCATCATAGCTCCCGGCTTTATTGCCAGTGATAAAAATGGCAATACAACTACTTTAGGAAGAGGAGGTTCAGATTATACCGCATCTATTATCGCCTCAGCAGTCGACGCTGAGGAAATCCAGATATGGACAGATGTGAGCGGAATGATGACCGCTGATCCAAGACTCGTATCCCATGCTAAAGCTATTCCTGAAATATCTTATCAGGAAGCGATGGAGCTTTCGCATTTCGGAGCAAAAGTACTCTACCCTCCTACTATTCAACCTGTCATGATCAAAAATATTGACCTCTGGATCAAAAATACTTTTGAGGACGAAGCTCCCGGAACTTTGGTAACACAAAATTTAAAATCTTCTGATCAGGAACAGGTCGCTGTAGGTATTTCTAATATGAGCCACATCGCCCTCCTCACTTTAGAGGGCAGTGGGATGGTTGGGGTTCCCGGTATTTCAGCAAAACTTTTTCAATGCTTAAGCCATGAAAAAATCAATGTTATTCTCATTACCCAGAGTTCATCCGAGCATTCTATTACTATTGCCATTAATGAGAAAGAATTGTACCATGCAGAAAATGCCATTAACCAGGCTTTCGAAGATGACCTGAAACTGAAAAGAATAGAACCTGTAAAAGTAGAAAACGGGCTTTCCATCGTAGCAATTGTCGGGGAAAATATGAAGAGCAGAAGCGGAGTAAGTGCTAAAATGTTCGGCTGCTTAGGAAACAACGGTATTAATATCCGGGCAATAGCTCAGGGCTCTTCCGAAAAAAATATCAGCATTGTCATTTCAGAAAAAGACACTAAAAAAGCAGTGAATATTCTGCATGAAGAGTTCTTTGAGTCCGAAGTAAAACAAGTACATCTTTTTATATGCGGAACAGGAAATGTAGGGAAAAAACTGATTCAGCAAATTTATGCTCAAAATGAATATCTGAGAGAAAACCTGTCTATTAATCTTAGAATTGCAGGATTATCCAACAGTCGTAAGATGGTATTTTCAGATAAAGGCATTTCAGAAAAAGATTATACACACCTTCTCGAAAATGGAGAAGAGGCATCGCCTGAGCAATTAGGTAAAGAAATTACAGCAAGGAATCTCCGGAATTCAGTGTTTATTGATTTGACCGCCAGCGCAGAAATACCCCTTATCTACGAAGACCTGTTAAAGAAAAGCATCAATATTGTAGCATGTAATAAAATTGCGGCAGCCTCTGATTTTGAGAGTTATAAAAAATTAAAGCAACTTGCCAAAAACCATAACTGTAAGTTTTTCTTTGAGACAAATGTCGGTGCTGGATTACCTATTATCGGAACTATTAACGACCTGATAAGAAGTGGAGATACCATTACCTCTATTCAAGCTGTACTCAGTGGTACCCTCAATTTTGTTTTCAATCATTATGACGGGAATCAATTATTTTCTGAAGTCGTTGCACAAGCCCAGAAAGAAGGTTATACCGAGCCGGACCCTAGACTGGATCTTGCTGGCACAGATGTAGCCCGTAAAATCCTTATTCTGGCACGAGAATCCGGATACCCACTGCAATTTGAACAAATTGAAAACATCAGCTTTCTTCCTGAAGAATGTATGCAGGGAGATGTAGACAATTTTTACAAAATGCTTACAAAATATGAAGACCACTTCAAAGATTTATTGAATGAAGCACAAAAGGAAGGTAAAATCTTAAAATATGTAGCCGAATTCGAAAATGGGAAGGCCAAAGTAGGTCTGCAGCATATTGCTCCTGATGAGGATTTGTACCATCTATATGGCAAAGACAATATTGTTATTTTCAAAACTTTAAGATACTCTGAGCAGCCTCTCGTTGTAAAAGGAGCCGGAGCAGGTGCTGAAGTAACTGCAAGTGGGGTCTTCGCTGATATTGTACGTTCCGTTTAA
- a CDS encoding bacteriocin-like protein: MKNLKRLDRENLKSINGGATCFENCPPVPYGPGFPRSCAAFEALPQCCKSKVLVSIDCFPQ, encoded by the coding sequence ATGAAAAATTTAAAAAGATTAGACCGGGAAAATTTAAAATCGATTAACGGAGGAGCCACCTGTTTTGAAAACTGTCCTCCGGTTCCATACGGGCCAGGCTTTCCAAGATCGTGTGCTGCATTTGAGGCATTACCACAATGTTGTAAATCTAAAGTATTGGTAAGTATAGATTGCTTTCCTCAATAA
- the nadA gene encoding quinolinate synthase NadA — protein MSTETLERAKSAIPVRGFLDIKDIAIPQGEELVKAILKLKEEKNAVILAHYYQPGEIQDIADFLGDSLQLARQAKDTNADMIVFCGVHFMAEAAKILNPTKKVVLPDTMAGCSLADGCSGEGLRKMREEHPNALIATYINCNAETKAESDIIVTSSNAETVIEALPKDRPIIFAPDKNLGRYLSKKTGRDMILWDGSCIVHEAFSMERIAQQLADNPDAKLIAHPESEEAVLKLAHFIGSTSALLNYVEKDDCQKFIIATEEGILHEMRKRAPHKELIPALVFDESCNCSECFYMKRNTMEKLYLCMKYELPEILIEEELRLKALKPIEAMLDLSKSIK, from the coding sequence ATGAGTACCGAAACATTAGAAAGAGCTAAATCTGCAATCCCTGTGAGGGGGTTTTTAGATATAAAAGATATAGCGATTCCTCAAGGAGAAGAATTAGTGAAAGCTATTCTCAAACTTAAAGAAGAAAAAAACGCTGTTATCTTAGCACATTATTACCAACCGGGAGAAATTCAGGATATAGCTGATTTCCTTGGAGATTCTTTGCAGCTGGCAAGGCAGGCAAAAGACACCAATGCCGATATGATTGTTTTCTGTGGTGTCCATTTTATGGCAGAAGCAGCAAAAATTCTAAACCCAACTAAAAAAGTAGTTCTTCCCGACACCATGGCAGGATGCTCTTTAGCAGATGGCTGCAGCGGTGAAGGATTAAGAAAAATGCGGGAAGAGCACCCGAATGCATTAATTGCAACGTATATCAACTGTAATGCTGAAACAAAAGCAGAAAGTGATATCATTGTAACAAGTTCTAATGCAGAAACGGTGATCGAAGCATTACCCAAAGACAGACCTATTATCTTCGCTCCAGATAAAAATCTGGGAAGATATCTTTCTAAGAAAACAGGTCGTGATATGATTTTATGGGATGGAAGTTGTATCGTTCATGAAGCATTTTCAATGGAAAGAATTGCACAGCAACTGGCGGATAACCCGGATGCCAAACTTATTGCTCACCCTGAAAGTGAAGAAGCGGTTTTAAAACTAGCCCATTTCATCGGATCTACTTCTGCCCTTTTGAATTATGTAGAAAAAGATGACTGTCAGAAATTCATTATTGCAACAGAAGAGGGAATTCTTCATGAAATGAGAAAGCGTGCTCCTCACAAGGAACTGATCCCAGCTTTGGTTTTTGATGAAAGCTGTAATTGTTCCGAATGTTTCTATATGAAGCGTAACACGATGGAGAAATTGTATCTGTGTATGAAATATGAGCTTCCGGAAATTCTTATCGAAGAAGAACTTCGGTTAAAGGCCTTGAAGCCGATTGAAGCTATGCTCGATCTTTCTAAAAGTATAAAATAA
- the gmk gene encoding guanylate kinase gives MEKVIIFSAPSGSGKTTLVKHSLEVFSELKFSISCTTRQPRGSEMHAVDYHFLTPDEFRQKIAEEAFVEYEEVYTDKYYGTLKSEVEKIWNQGKVVIFDVDVKGGISLKKYFGEKALSIFIEPPSIEELERRLISRNTDDPETIKTRVEKAEEEMSYAHDFDKIVINTDLDKAKKEIESLIKNFIGS, from the coding sequence ATGGAAAAAGTTATCATATTTTCAGCACCATCGGGGAGCGGAAAAACCACATTAGTAAAACATTCTTTAGAAGTATTTTCAGAACTTAAATTTTCGATCTCCTGTACCACAAGACAGCCGAGGGGAAGTGAAATGCATGCTGTAGATTATCATTTTTTAACACCGGATGAATTCAGACAGAAAATAGCTGAAGAGGCTTTTGTAGAATATGAAGAGGTATATACTGATAAATATTACGGTACTTTAAAATCAGAAGTAGAAAAGATCTGGAATCAGGGGAAAGTGGTTATTTTTGATGTTGATGTAAAAGGAGGAATTTCTTTGAAAAAATATTTTGGAGAAAAAGCCCTGTCTATTTTCATTGAACCACCTTCCATTGAAGAATTGGAACGAAGATTGATCTCAAGAAATACGGATGATCCGGAAACGATAAAAACCCGTGTAGAAAAGGCAGAAGAAGAAATGTCCTATGCACACGATTTTGACAAAATTGTGATCAATACCGACTTAGATAAAGCAAAAAAAGAAATAGAAAGTTTAATAAAAAATTTTATTGGGAGTTAA
- a CDS encoding YicC family protein, translating to MILSMTGFGRAEDVFEGKKISVDIKSLNSKSFDLNIKIPLRYKEKEFEIRKILNDRIIRGKVDCYVSVENLEETNDVKINRNLIDSYINELRNIASDGPDFEYLKMAVRLPDAITSRPDELTEGEWENLAKIVNTSVDRFEEFRKAEGKTLHQELEKNIQNIDQYLSEVIPFEEVRINSVKERYQKSLKEFENVDETRFYQEMAYFTEKLDISEEKVRLAQHLKYYKEVMDNEDFNGKKLGFISQEIGREINTLGSKANHAEIQKLVVMMKDDLEKIKEQTLNVL from the coding sequence ATGATTTTATCAATGACTGGCTTCGGTAGAGCCGAAGATGTTTTTGAAGGAAAAAAAATAAGCGTAGATATTAAGTCACTGAACAGCAAGAGCTTTGATTTAAATATCAAAATACCGTTACGCTATAAGGAAAAAGAATTTGAAATCAGAAAAATTCTTAACGACAGAATTATCCGTGGAAAAGTAGACTGTTACGTTTCAGTGGAAAATCTTGAAGAAACCAATGATGTAAAAATTAACAGAAACCTTATTGATTCTTATATCAATGAGCTACGTAATATTGCATCTGACGGACCTGATTTTGAATACCTTAAAATGGCAGTAAGGCTGCCTGACGCCATTACATCCAGACCCGACGAACTGACAGAGGGAGAATGGGAGAACCTTGCCAAAATTGTTAATACTTCTGTTGACCGTTTTGAAGAATTCAGAAAAGCTGAAGGAAAAACGTTACACCAGGAACTGGAAAAAAACATTCAGAATATAGACCAGTATTTATCTGAGGTCATCCCTTTTGAAGAGGTAAGAATCAACAGTGTGAAAGAACGTTATCAAAAATCTTTAAAGGAATTCGAAAATGTAGATGAAACCCGTTTCTATCAGGAAATGGCCTATTTTACAGAAAAACTGGATATTTCCGAAGAAAAGGTAAGGCTTGCTCAGCATTTAAAATACTACAAAGAAGTAATGGATAATGAAGATTTTAACGGGAAAAAGCTAGGCTTTATTTCTCAGGAAATCGGAAGAGAAATCAACACATTGGGATCAAAAGCTAATCATGCTGAAATTCAGAAGCTTGTAGTAATGATGAAGGATGATTTGGAGAAGATTAAGGAGCAAACGTTAAATGTATTATAG
- the miaA gene encoding tRNA (adenosine(37)-N6)-dimethylallyltransferase MiaA: MKNLISVVGPTGIGKTRLAIDLANHFKTEIISCDSRQFFKEMKIGTASPSEEELAEAPHHFIGNLSVKDYYSIGQYEEDALKKLHELFEKYDTVILVGGSMMYEKAVLEGLNDLPEANEENQRKLQEMMDSEGIEKLQEILRELDPEYYSVVDFHNHRRLLRAIDVIWQTQKKYSELIAVSQDSRDFNVIRIGIEAPREELYDRINRRVDIMVEKGLLEEAKELEPFKHLTALNTVGYAELFKYFDGIWDLDFAISEIKKNSRRYAKRQLTWYRKADDIHYLQLGYSQHDFDHLIEWISGEFQSKL, from the coding sequence ATGAAAAACTTAATTTCTGTAGTAGGACCCACTGGAATTGGAAAAACAAGATTGGCAATTGATTTGGCTAACCATTTCAAGACGGAAATTATTTCCTGTGATTCCCGTCAGTTTTTTAAGGAAATGAAAATAGGTACAGCTTCACCCTCAGAAGAAGAGCTGGCTGAAGCACCTCATCATTTTATCGGGAACCTTTCGGTTAAAGACTATTATTCTATAGGGCAGTACGAAGAAGATGCTTTAAAAAAACTTCATGAACTTTTTGAGAAATATGATACCGTTATCCTTGTGGGTGGGAGTATGATGTATGAAAAAGCGGTACTTGAAGGTCTTAATGATCTTCCGGAAGCGAATGAAGAAAACCAGAGAAAATTACAGGAGATGATGGATTCTGAGGGTATTGAAAAACTTCAGGAGATTTTAAGAGAACTGGATCCTGAATATTATTCAGTGGTAGATTTTCATAATCACAGGAGACTGTTAAGAGCAATTGATGTGATCTGGCAGACTCAAAAAAAATATTCTGAATTGATTGCAGTGTCACAGGATTCTAGAGACTTCAATGTCATCAGGATAGGAATTGAAGCACCAAGGGAGGAATTGTATGATAGAATCAACAGAAGAGTAGATATCATGGTGGAAAAAGGTCTGTTGGAAGAAGCAAAAGAGCTTGAGCCGTTTAAACATCTTACCGCCCTGAATACGGTAGGTTATGCCGAATTATTTAAATATTTTGATGGAATCTGGGATCTTGATTTTGCTATCAGTGAAATTAAAAAGAACAGCAGGCGATACGCCAAACGACAACTGACCTGGTATCGGAAAGCTGATGATATTCATTATCTACAGTTAGGTTATTCTCAACATGATTTTGATCATCTGATTGAATGGATTAGCGGGGAGTTTCAGAGTAAACTTTAG